One Pomacea canaliculata isolate SZHN2017 linkage group LG9, ASM307304v1, whole genome shotgun sequence DNA segment encodes these proteins:
- the LOC112572399 gene encoding uncharacterized protein LOC112572399 isoform X2, giving the protein MYVKTGDVLRKKKVSTIMDTDQPPAGEEESGVPTSLSKKELLEFWLQTIQHFYPDRQGRAYFVPPVFFKRVRYEEKNVAEQRVLVPLSPSEEPPVPCKDSSQALQLGPLPTSPDCRQDCFHNIPEDTTPTAGRVWSGMSEQVHPSLLKVSSSDMRSDNAQEQVLDCLKNFFEKQPGVFVISELNFQDYLGEKSYVESVRAIEHLRFPRPQDKKYMRKGDFDILVIHRDLGMLAGEIKSVGSWRSGDQGDDDVIHKVEKAAEQIIKSKNVVNHLMSDLESKPPLRMTLILPSVKRCRLQEILGRKENQKTLKQLQRSCQEASTTATTRVMLHDLDFRRKSDREAVVKTLEGKAENDHLYIISDEYGGNESDMASCYQFFLKELHKRVPHLHFWAAVLRRASRSKVLKVGKLTEPLRSSPVVQREVQRGFRNLRDVYPYSREGVPSPWDGPEVIRLRHEGKSHQGRWPTECRQCGRDIGEKLRELGVGAKEAWPTSAVPNMVTQGPRPHSSTASTMHPVNENIDHLAADATNTSSTAVKDLEAPTTPRLATTATPTTPETPAKVKVVRRPEPLNFRDVFVLTNTSDLQDDPESGHVNDVVVGMREAGMEVRVVRSKTKDPDGWKRDVEDTATAVTDMVTFSHMGDVSGLERKVVVWLPGLPEGVEDEASVRKQEDMGCLYAVSRCSVQAIMVDVLPETPT; this is encoded by the exons ATGTATGTG AAAACAGGtgatgttttaagaaaaaaaaaagtcagcaccATCATGGACACCGATCAACCACCAGCAGGCGAAGAAGAGTCCGGGGTGCCAACATCGCTGAGCAAAAAGGAACTCCTTGAGTTCTGGCTTCAGACGATCCAGCATTTCTACCCAGATCGGCAGGGACGAGCTTACTTCGTGCCTCCTGTGTTCTTCAAGCGAGTTcgttatgaagaaaaaaacgtGGCTGAACAGAGGGTCCTTGTTCCCTTGTCGCCTTCCGAAGAGCCACCCGTCCCTTGTAAAGACAGCAGTCAGGCTTTGCAATTAGGTCCCCTACCCACGTCGCCGGATTGCAGACAAGACTGTTTCCATAACATCCCCGAGGACACCACCCCGACAGCTGGCAGGGTGTGGTCGGGAATGTCAGAGCAGGTCCACCCGTCTTTGCTAAAAGTGAGCAGCTCCGACATGCGAAGTGACAATGCTCAAGAGCAGGTTCTGGATTGtctgaagaatttttttgaaaaacagcCGGGTGTTTTCGTCATATCGGAGCTCAACTTTCAAGATTACCTGGGCGAAAAGAGCTATGTAGAATCTGTTAGAGCAATAGAGCACCTTCGTTTTCCACGGCCGCAAGACAAGAAATACATGAGAAAGGGTGATTTTGACATTCTGGTGATTCACCGTGACCTCGGAATGCTAGCCGGCGAGATCAAGTCCGTGGGGTCATGGAGGTCAGGAGATCAAGGAGATGACGACGTGATCCATAAAGTCGAGAAAGCCGCTGAGCAGATCATAAAATCCAAGAATGTGGTGAATCACCTTATGAGTGACCTGGAGTCGAAGCCGCCCCTCAGAATGACCTTGATTCTACCCAGTGTTAAAAGGTGTCGTCTGCAAGAAATTCttggaaggaaagaaaaccaGAAGACGTTAAAG CAGCTGCAGCGGTCTTGCCAGGAAGCCTCAACAACTGCAACAACCCGCGTCATGCTCCACGACCTGGACTTTCGTAGAAAGAGCGACAGGGAGGCGGTCGTGAAGACGCTGGAGGGAAAGGCTGAGAACGATCATCTCTACATCATATCTGACGAATACGGCGGCAATGAAAG CGACATGGCAAGCTGTTATCAGTTCTTCCTGAAAGAATTACACAAGCGGGTCCCTCATCTCCATTTCTGGGCAGCGGTCCTCAGACGTGCCAGCAGATCAAAAGTACTGAAAGTGGGAAAGCTAACTGAGCCCCTGAGATCAAGCCCAGTTGTACAACGAGAGGTCCAGCGGGGCTTTAGAAATCTGAGGGACGTGTACCCTTATTCTCGTGAAGGTGTACCCTCGCCGTGGGACGGACCAGAGGTCATACGTCTGCGACACGAGGGCAAAAGTCACCAGGGTCGCTGGCCCACTGAATGCAGGCAGTGTGGTCGAGACATCGGCGAGAAACTCCGAGAACTGGGTGTGGGTGCCAAGG AGGCCTGGCCAACTTCAGCGGTCCCAAACATGGTCACGCAAGGGCCCCGTCCCCACAGCAGCACAGCCTCTACCATGCATCCCGTCAACGAGAACATCGACCATCTTGCGGCTGACGCCACGAACACCAGCAGTACTGCGGTCAAGGATCTAGAAGCTCCGACAACACCAAGGTTGGCAACAACGGCAACTCCCACAACACCTGAGACTCCTGCGAAAGTAAAGGTCGTCAGGAGACCCGAGCCATTAAACTTTCGAGACGTCTTCGTTTTGACGAACACTTCCGATCTGCAAGACGACCCAGAATCAGGTCACGTGAATGACGTAGTAGTGGGCATGCGCGAGGCGGGCATGGAGGTGCGCGTGGTGCGGAGCAAGACTAAGGACCCGGATGGCTGGAAGCGTGATGTCGAAGACACGGCCACCGCCGTCACTGATATGGTGACGTTCTCACACATGGGTGACGTGTCGGGTCTGGAGAGGAAGGTGGTGGTGTGGCTGCCGGGGCTGCCAGAGGGCGTGGAAGATGAAGCATCGGTCAGAAAGCAGGAAGACATGGGCTGCTTGTACGCCGTCTCGCGCTGTAGCGTCCAGGCCATCATGGTGGACGTGCTTCCGGAGACGCCCACGTGA
- the LOC112572400 gene encoding uncharacterized protein LOC112572400 isoform X1 — protein MCISAEFMSPHPLRGKNKLSTMESERPPAKEEESGEPASLSKKELREFWRQTIQRFYPDRHTRPYCVPPVFFKRVPYEMKNVAEQRVLVPLSSYNGLHVPVEGDCQSLEPHPFSGSIPMDRGGDTTPTAGRVWSGMSDQAEPSLLRAHDSDMRSEDAQEQVLRCLMEFFSSGDQTSRSNTSGTEEHKACLILSELDFLDYLNEEHYAAAAQVNEEMRFPRARDKKHFRNGRGGDFDVLVIHRHRGILAGEIKSVGSWSGGGQDEDDDKAKKDRRESDVINKVQKAAEQMKKSENLLNHLLSDLEFKPPIKMTMILPSVKRCRLLEILEKEENKKTLKALCKGLGLNPASAKRAVELCLCEDEMKETTTSLRMDRMCKWWDLRMPGGNNCSLGESQYDEIFARFCGPATTVFVRCITRPRLEIRTLGQAVSELGERLTSLVLTYRQLELLSSRDPLVLLTGPPGTGKTVVLTLRGLQWLQEGHTVHVVSTRPANYGVSRLICNHLQRSFHPTHPESHGGSSAAIDRVVPHFLDFYEATNMRAIVKTLEEKAENGHLHIIVADEYGSGDGDKAKRYRVFVEELKERVPSSPFLVSSSKARLA, from the exons ATGTGCATTTCTGCTGAATTTATGAG ccCTCACCCTTTACGtggaaagaataaactaagtaCGATGGAAAGTGAACGACCACCTGCAAAAGAAGAAGAGTCAGGGGAGCCAGCATCGCTGAGCAAAAAGGAACTCCGTGAGTTCTGGCGACAGACGATCCAGCGTTTCTACCCAGATCGCCATACGCGGCCTTACTGCGTGCCTCCTGTCTTCTTCAAGCGAGTTCcttatgaaatgaaaaatgtggcTGAACAGCGGGTTCTCGTACCTCTTTCATCTTACAACGGGCTTCACGTTCCCGTTGAAGGCGACTGTCAGTCTCTAGAGCCACACCCCTTTTCAGGGAGCATACCTATGGACCGTGGCGGGGACACCACCCCGACAGCTGGCAGAGTGTGGTCCGGGATGTCGGATCAGGCCGAGCCGTCCTTGCTGAGAGCTCACGACTCCGACATGCGAAGTGAGGATGCACAGGAGCAGGTTTTGCGATGTCTGATGGAATTCTTCTCCAGCGGCGATCAGACTAGTCGTTCCAACACTTCTGGAACTGAGGAACATAAAGCTTGCTTGATCCTGTCGGAACTCGATTTCCTCGACTACTTGAACGAGGAGCACTACGCGGCGGCTGCTCAAGTCAACGAAGAGATGCGGTTTCCACGGGCGCGTGACAAGAAGCACTTCAGAAACGGACGAGGGGGAGATTTCGATGTTTTGGTGATTCACCGCCACCGTGGAATACTAGCCGGCGAAATCAAGTCCGTGGGGTCTTGGAGCGGAGGGGGGCAAGATGAAGACGATGACAAGGCCAAGAAAGATAGACGAGAGAGCGACGTGATCAATAAAGTCCAGAAAGCGGCCGAGCAGATGAAAAAGTCCGAGAACCTGTTGAATCACCTTCTGAGTGACCTGGAGTTCAAGCCGCCTATAAAAATGACCATGATTCTGCCCAGCGTTAAaaggtgtcgtctgctggagaTTCtggaaaaagaggaaaataagaaGACACTGAAG GCGCTGTGCAAAGGCCTGGGTTTGAATCCCGCCTCTGCAAAACGTGCTGTGGAGCTCTGTCTGTGTGAAGACGAGATGAAGGAGACCACAACTTCCTTGCGAATGGACAGGATGTGTAAGTGGTGGGATCTCCGAATGCCAGGCGGGAACAACTGTTCTTTAGGAGAATCTCAGTACGACGAGATATTTGCAAG GTTTTGCGGACCCGCCACAACCGTTTTTGTCCGCTGTATAACGCGGCCTCGTCTTGAGATTCGAACTCTGGGTCAAGCCGTCTCGGAACTCGGCGAGCGCCTGACCTCCCTGGTTCTCACCTACCGCCAGTTGGAGCTGCTGTCTTCCAGAGATCCCCTTGTTTTGCTGACGGGGCCACCCGGCACGGGCAAGACGGTGGTGCTGACGCTTCGCGGCTTGCAGTGGCTACAGGAGGGTCACACGGTGCACGTGGTCAGCACGCGCCCGGCCAACTACGGCGTCTCACGCCTCATTTGTAACCATCTGCAACGGTCGTTCCACCCGACTCACCCTGAGTCCCATGGCGGGTCATCCGCTGCAATAGATCGCGTCGTGCCGCATTTTCTGGACTTCTATGAGGCCACCAACATGAGGGCGATCGTGAAGACGCTGGAGGAAAAAGCTGAGAACGGCCATCTTCACATCATCGTCGCTGACGAATACGGCAGTGGTGACGG AGACAAGGCAAAACGTTATCGTGTCTTCGTCGAAGAGTTGAAGGAGCGGGTTCCTTCATCTCCATTTCTGGTCAGCAGTTCTAAGGCGAGGCTGGCATGA
- the LOC112572399 gene encoding uncharacterized protein LOC112572399 isoform X1 translates to MYVKTGDVLRKKKVSTIMDTDQPPAGEEESGVPTSLSKKELLEFWLQTIQHFYPDRQGRAYFVPPVFFKRVRYEEKNVAEQRVLVPLSPSEEPPVPCKDSSQALQLGPLPTSPDCRQDCFHNIPEDTTPTAGRVWSGMSEQVHPSLLKVSSSDMRSDNAQEQVLDCLKNFFEKQPGVFVISELNFQDYLGEKSYVESVRAIEHLRFPRPQDKKYMRKGDFDILVIHRDLGMLAGEIKSVGSWRSGDQGDDDVIHKVEKAAEQIIKSKNVVNHLMSDLESKPPLRMTLILPSVKRCRLQEILGRKENQKTLKALCKGLGLETSNADRAVEMCLCEEEIQETDLSLQMDRMRQWWDRRMPASSDYCLKESLYDNLLARFCGPATTVFVRCITRPRLEIRTLGQVVSELGERLACLVLTYRQLELLSSRDPLVLLTGPPGTGKTVVLTLRGLQWLQEGHTVHVVSTRPESFSISKLIFQQLQRSCQEASTTATTRVMLHDLDFRRKSDREAVVKTLEGKAENDHLYIISDEYGGNESDMASCYQFFLKELHKRVPHLHFWAAVLRRASRSKVLKVGKLTEPLRSSPVVQREVQRGFRNLRDVYPYSREGVPSPWDGPEVIRLRHEGKSHQGRWPTECRQCGRDIGEKLRELGVGAKEAWPTSAVPNMVTQGPRPHSSTASTMHPVNENIDHLAADATNTSSTAVKDLEAPTTPRLATTATPTTPETPAKVKVVRRPEPLNFRDVFVLTNTSDLQDDPESGHVNDVVVGMREAGMEVRVVRSKTKDPDGWKRDVEDTATAVTDMVTFSHMGDVSGLERKVVVWLPGLPEGVEDEASVRKQEDMGCLYAVSRCSVQAIMVDVLPETPT, encoded by the exons ATGTATGTG AAAACAGGtgatgttttaagaaaaaaaaaagtcagcaccATCATGGACACCGATCAACCACCAGCAGGCGAAGAAGAGTCCGGGGTGCCAACATCGCTGAGCAAAAAGGAACTCCTTGAGTTCTGGCTTCAGACGATCCAGCATTTCTACCCAGATCGGCAGGGACGAGCTTACTTCGTGCCTCCTGTGTTCTTCAAGCGAGTTcgttatgaagaaaaaaacgtGGCTGAACAGAGGGTCCTTGTTCCCTTGTCGCCTTCCGAAGAGCCACCCGTCCCTTGTAAAGACAGCAGTCAGGCTTTGCAATTAGGTCCCCTACCCACGTCGCCGGATTGCAGACAAGACTGTTTCCATAACATCCCCGAGGACACCACCCCGACAGCTGGCAGGGTGTGGTCGGGAATGTCAGAGCAGGTCCACCCGTCTTTGCTAAAAGTGAGCAGCTCCGACATGCGAAGTGACAATGCTCAAGAGCAGGTTCTGGATTGtctgaagaatttttttgaaaaacagcCGGGTGTTTTCGTCATATCGGAGCTCAACTTTCAAGATTACCTGGGCGAAAAGAGCTATGTAGAATCTGTTAGAGCAATAGAGCACCTTCGTTTTCCACGGCCGCAAGACAAGAAATACATGAGAAAGGGTGATTTTGACATTCTGGTGATTCACCGTGACCTCGGAATGCTAGCCGGCGAGATCAAGTCCGTGGGGTCATGGAGGTCAGGAGATCAAGGAGATGACGACGTGATCCATAAAGTCGAGAAAGCCGCTGAGCAGATCATAAAATCCAAGAATGTGGTGAATCACCTTATGAGTGACCTGGAGTCGAAGCCGCCCCTCAGAATGACCTTGATTCTACCCAGTGTTAAAAGGTGTCGTCTGCAAGAAATTCttggaaggaaagaaaaccaGAAGACGTTAAAG GCACTGTGCAAAGGTCTGGGCTTGGAAACATCGAACGCAGATAGGGCTGTAGAGATGTGCCTGTGCGAAGAAGAAATACAGGAGACTGACCTCTCGCTACAAATGGACAGGATGCGACAATGGTGGGATCGCCGAATGCCAGCCAGTAGCGACTATTGTTTGAAAGAATCTCTGTACGACAACCTCCTGGCAAG GTTTTGCGGACCCGCCACAACAGTTTTTGTCCGCTGTATAACACGGCCTCGTCTTGAGATTCGAACTCTGGGTCAAGTCGTCTCGGAACTCGGCGAGCGCCTGGCATGCCTGGTTCTCACCTACCGCCAACTGGAGCTGCTGTCTTCCAGAGATCCCCTTGTTCTGCTGACGGGGCCACCCGGAACGGGCAAGACGGTGGTGCTGACGCTTCGCGGCTTGCAGTGGCTACAGGAGGGTCACACGGTGCACGTGGTCAGCACGCGCCCTGAAAGTTTTAGCATATCCAAACTTATTTTTCAGCAGCTGCAGCGGTCTTGCCAGGAAGCCTCAACAACTGCAACAACCCGCGTCATGCTCCACGACCTGGACTTTCGTAGAAAGAGCGACAGGGAGGCGGTCGTGAAGACGCTGGAGGGAAAGGCTGAGAACGATCATCTCTACATCATATCTGACGAATACGGCGGCAATGAAAG CGACATGGCAAGCTGTTATCAGTTCTTCCTGAAAGAATTACACAAGCGGGTCCCTCATCTCCATTTCTGGGCAGCGGTCCTCAGACGTGCCAGCAGATCAAAAGTACTGAAAGTGGGAAAGCTAACTGAGCCCCTGAGATCAAGCCCAGTTGTACAACGAGAGGTCCAGCGGGGCTTTAGAAATCTGAGGGACGTGTACCCTTATTCTCGTGAAGGTGTACCCTCGCCGTGGGACGGACCAGAGGTCATACGTCTGCGACACGAGGGCAAAAGTCACCAGGGTCGCTGGCCCACTGAATGCAGGCAGTGTGGTCGAGACATCGGCGAGAAACTCCGAGAACTGGGTGTGGGTGCCAAGG AGGCCTGGCCAACTTCAGCGGTCCCAAACATGGTCACGCAAGGGCCCCGTCCCCACAGCAGCACAGCCTCTACCATGCATCCCGTCAACGAGAACATCGACCATCTTGCGGCTGACGCCACGAACACCAGCAGTACTGCGGTCAAGGATCTAGAAGCTCCGACAACACCAAGGTTGGCAACAACGGCAACTCCCACAACACCTGAGACTCCTGCGAAAGTAAAGGTCGTCAGGAGACCCGAGCCATTAAACTTTCGAGACGTCTTCGTTTTGACGAACACTTCCGATCTGCAAGACGACCCAGAATCAGGTCACGTGAATGACGTAGTAGTGGGCATGCGCGAGGCGGGCATGGAGGTGCGCGTGGTGCGGAGCAAGACTAAGGACCCGGATGGCTGGAAGCGTGATGTCGAAGACACGGCCACCGCCGTCACTGATATGGTGACGTTCTCACACATGGGTGACGTGTCGGGTCTGGAGAGGAAGGTGGTGGTGTGGCTGCCGGGGCTGCCAGAGGGCGTGGAAGATGAAGCATCGGTCAGAAAGCAGGAAGACATGGGCTGCTTGTACGCCGTCTCGCGCTGTAGCGTCCAGGCCATCATGGTGGACGTGCTTCCGGAGACGCCCACGTGA
- the LOC112571852 gene encoding gelsolin-like protein 2, with amino-acid sequence MSGLVKAKKYDWKDSNMVLVGSETDRKVKKASAETEPAWKQAGKKPGIQIWRINKFKVTTWPTDDYGSFYSGDSYIILNTYKDEQGDKLLYDVHFWIGKESTQDEYGTAAYKTVELDTLLDDVPVQHREVQGYESDLFKSYFPKITYWKGGVDSGFRHVTPENYRPRLLQIKGKGKQVEAKEITLKKSKITSDDVFILDDGTCLYQFNGKTCNKDEKYKASQLLRDLKSQRPKCRSEIVDEEDDDELVQKFFKAVDEADMKVDDDDDDDEVKTPTIVTGPPSLYRLTDSGGQLAFSKTKEGHDISKKDFKSNDVFILDTLKDLFVWIGKNASETEKGNGLTYAHNYLMKSPHPFLPVTCLKEGMESKAFQTAITAY; translated from the exons ATGTCAG GGCTCGTCAAGGCTAAGAAGTACGATTGGAAGGATTCCAATATGGTTCTAGTTGGGTCCGAGACGGATAGGAAAGTAAAAA AGGCCTCAGCAGAGACTGAACCAGCCTGGAAACAGGCCGGCAAGAAACCCGGGATACAGATATGGAGGATAAAC aaatttaAGGTTACCACATGGCCCACTGATGACTATGGATCATTCTACAGCGGTGACTCTTATATTATTCTTAAT ACTTACAAAGACGAGCAGGGCGATAAGCTTCTGTATGATGTTCACTTCTGGATTGGAAAAGAGAGCACTCAG GACGAGTATGGCACGGCGGCCTACAAGACGGTGGAGCTGGACACCCTGCTGGACGATGTCCCTGTCCAGCACCGCGAGGTGCAGGGCTATGAAAGTGATCTCTTCAAGTCCTACTTCCCCAAGATCAC TTACTGGAAGGGAGGTGTGGACAGCGGCTTCCGTCACGTGACACCCGAGAACTACAGACCACGCCTCCTGCAGATCAAGGGCAAGGGGAAACAAGTGGAGGCAAAGGAG aTCACATTGAAGAAATCTAAGATCACCTCGGACGATGTGTTCATCCTGGACGATGGCACCTGTCTCTACCAGTTCAATGGAAAAACGtgcaacaaagatgaaaaatataaa GCATCACAACTCTTGAGGGATCTCAAGTCTCAACGTCCCAAATGCCGTTCTGAGATTGTTGACGAAGAAGACGACGATGAGCTAGTG CAAAAGTTCTTCAAGGCTGTGGACGAAGCGGATATGAaggtcgatgatgatgatgacgacgacgaggtCAAGACTCCCACCATCGTGACGGGGCCCCCTTCTTTGTACAG ACTCACTGACAGCGGAGGCCAACTGGCGTTCTCCAAGACCAAAGAGGGACATGATATCAGCAAAAAGGATTTCAAGAGCAAT GATGTGTTCATTCTCGACACCTTGAAGGATCTCTTTGTCTGGATCGGCAAAAATGCTTCAGAGACTGAGAAAGGCAACGGTCTGACATATGCTCAT AATTACCTGATGAAGAGCCCACACCCTTTCTTACCTGTCACCTGCTTGAAGGAAGGCATGGAGAGCAAAGCTTTTCAAACCGCCATCACCGCGTACTAA
- the LOC112572400 gene encoding uncharacterized protein LOC112572400 isoform X2 — MESERPPAKEEESGEPASLSKKELREFWRQTIQRFYPDRHTRPYCVPPVFFKRVPYEMKNVAEQRVLVPLSSYNGLHVPVEGDCQSLEPHPFSGSIPMDRGGDTTPTAGRVWSGMSDQAEPSLLRAHDSDMRSEDAQEQVLRCLMEFFSSGDQTSRSNTSGTEEHKACLILSELDFLDYLNEEHYAAAAQVNEEMRFPRARDKKHFRNGRGGDFDVLVIHRHRGILAGEIKSVGSWSGGGQDEDDDKAKKDRRESDVINKVQKAAEQMKKSENLLNHLLSDLEFKPPIKMTMILPSVKRCRLLEILEKEENKKTLKALCKGLGLNPASAKRAVELCLCEDEMKETTTSLRMDRMCKWWDLRMPGGNNCSLGESQYDEIFARFCGPATTVFVRCITRPRLEIRTLGQAVSELGERLTSLVLTYRQLELLSSRDPLVLLTGPPGTGKTVVLTLRGLQWLQEGHTVHVVSTRPANYGVSRLICNHLQRSFHPTHPESHGGSSAAIDRVVPHFLDFYEATNMRAIVKTLEEKAENGHLHIIVADEYGSGDGDKAKRYRVFVEELKERVPSSPFLVSSSKARLA, encoded by the exons ATGGAAAGTGAACGACCACCTGCAAAAGAAGAAGAGTCAGGGGAGCCAGCATCGCTGAGCAAAAAGGAACTCCGTGAGTTCTGGCGACAGACGATCCAGCGTTTCTACCCAGATCGCCATACGCGGCCTTACTGCGTGCCTCCTGTCTTCTTCAAGCGAGTTCcttatgaaatgaaaaatgtggcTGAACAGCGGGTTCTCGTACCTCTTTCATCTTACAACGGGCTTCACGTTCCCGTTGAAGGCGACTGTCAGTCTCTAGAGCCACACCCCTTTTCAGGGAGCATACCTATGGACCGTGGCGGGGACACCACCCCGACAGCTGGCAGAGTGTGGTCCGGGATGTCGGATCAGGCCGAGCCGTCCTTGCTGAGAGCTCACGACTCCGACATGCGAAGTGAGGATGCACAGGAGCAGGTTTTGCGATGTCTGATGGAATTCTTCTCCAGCGGCGATCAGACTAGTCGTTCCAACACTTCTGGAACTGAGGAACATAAAGCTTGCTTGATCCTGTCGGAACTCGATTTCCTCGACTACTTGAACGAGGAGCACTACGCGGCGGCTGCTCAAGTCAACGAAGAGATGCGGTTTCCACGGGCGCGTGACAAGAAGCACTTCAGAAACGGACGAGGGGGAGATTTCGATGTTTTGGTGATTCACCGCCACCGTGGAATACTAGCCGGCGAAATCAAGTCCGTGGGGTCTTGGAGCGGAGGGGGGCAAGATGAAGACGATGACAAGGCCAAGAAAGATAGACGAGAGAGCGACGTGATCAATAAAGTCCAGAAAGCGGCCGAGCAGATGAAAAAGTCCGAGAACCTGTTGAATCACCTTCTGAGTGACCTGGAGTTCAAGCCGCCTATAAAAATGACCATGATTCTGCCCAGCGTTAAaaggtgtcgtctgctggagaTTCtggaaaaagaggaaaataagaaGACACTGAAG GCGCTGTGCAAAGGCCTGGGTTTGAATCCCGCCTCTGCAAAACGTGCTGTGGAGCTCTGTCTGTGTGAAGACGAGATGAAGGAGACCACAACTTCCTTGCGAATGGACAGGATGTGTAAGTGGTGGGATCTCCGAATGCCAGGCGGGAACAACTGTTCTTTAGGAGAATCTCAGTACGACGAGATATTTGCAAG GTTTTGCGGACCCGCCACAACCGTTTTTGTCCGCTGTATAACGCGGCCTCGTCTTGAGATTCGAACTCTGGGTCAAGCCGTCTCGGAACTCGGCGAGCGCCTGACCTCCCTGGTTCTCACCTACCGCCAGTTGGAGCTGCTGTCTTCCAGAGATCCCCTTGTTTTGCTGACGGGGCCACCCGGCACGGGCAAGACGGTGGTGCTGACGCTTCGCGGCTTGCAGTGGCTACAGGAGGGTCACACGGTGCACGTGGTCAGCACGCGCCCGGCCAACTACGGCGTCTCACGCCTCATTTGTAACCATCTGCAACGGTCGTTCCACCCGACTCACCCTGAGTCCCATGGCGGGTCATCCGCTGCAATAGATCGCGTCGTGCCGCATTTTCTGGACTTCTATGAGGCCACCAACATGAGGGCGATCGTGAAGACGCTGGAGGAAAAAGCTGAGAACGGCCATCTTCACATCATCGTCGCTGACGAATACGGCAGTGGTGACGG AGACAAGGCAAAACGTTATCGTGTCTTCGTCGAAGAGTTGAAGGAGCGGGTTCCTTCATCTCCATTTCTGGTCAGCAGTTCTAAGGCGAGGCTGGCATGA